ATTCCCGCCAGCGCGGTGCAACGTTTCAGTTTGCACGACGTGCGCGGTGATATTGGCGGGCGTTTGCAGGCGTTACACGACAATGTGTGTTGCGTGGTGGATGCGGAACAGCAAAGCGACTTGGATCAGTTTGCGCAGCAAGTGTTGGCGGCGGCACAGACCGGCAAGCGGTTTCTGTTTCGCAGTGCCGCAAGTTTGCTGACCGCGTTTGCCGCCCTGCCCCCACAACCTGTTGCTCCGGCAGCAATGGCGCAATTTGTACGCAATGGCAAGGCGGGTGTGGTGCTGATGGGGTCGCACGTCGGCAAATCCACCCTGCAATTGCAGTATTTGCTGGCGCATACCGATGTATTGCCGCTGCATATCGACCTTGAGCAATTGGTGGCGGATGAGGCCGCTTTATTTGCGGATTTGCAAGCGCAGTTGCAGGCGGCGAATCAGCAGAATCGTGGCGTGGTGTTATACACCAGTCGCGCCGAAAAGCAGTTTGCCAGCAAAGCGGAACGGCTGGCGTTTGGGGATCAGGTGGCTGCGTTTTTGGTGCGCTTGGTGCAACACTTGCCTGCGGACATTGGCTTTTTAATCAGCAAGGGCGGGATTACCTCGAACGATACCTTGAGCAAAGGCTTGGCATTGCGTACCGCACGGGTACTGGGGCAAATTCGGGCGGGGTGTTCGGTGGTGATCTGCCCCGATGATCATCCGCGCTTTCCTACACTGCCGGTGGTGATTTTCCCCGGCAATGTGGGCGGGGATGAGGCGTTGGCGGAGGTGTATGGCTTGCTCAGTGCTGCGTAACGCGATTACCCTACATTTGCCCTGTTATTTTTCCATAGTATGATTGAGGTTTTACCTCATTCAGTAGAGAACTTAGACGCATGACCGTGAAATCTTTCCACCCACCCGTTCGTACCCTCATGGGACCTGGCCCTTCCGACGTTAGCCCGCGTGTTCTGGGGGCAATGGCTCGCCCGACGTTGGGGCATCTTGACCCGATGTTCGTGGGCATGATGGACGAAGTGAAAGCAATGCTGCAATACGCTTTCCAAACCAAAAACGCGCTGACGATGGCGGTGTCTGCGCCCGGTTCAGCGGGTATGGAAACCTGCTTTGTGAATCTGGTCGAGCCGGGTGATAAGGTCATCGTTTGCCAAAACGGTGTGTTCGGCGGGCGTATGAAAGAAAACGTCGAGCGTTGCGGCGCAACCGCGATCATGGTGATGGATGACTGGGGCAAGCCGGTTGACCCGAACAAAGTTGAAGCGGCTTTGAAAGCGAATCCTGATGCTAAAGTCGTGGCGTTTGTTCATGCGGAAACTTCCACAGGTGCTCAATCTGACGCACAAACGCTGGTGAAACTGGCACACGATTACGGCTGTTTGACCATCGTGGATGCGGTCACTTCACTGGCAGGCACGCCGCTGAAAGTGGATGAGTGGGAAATCGACGCGATTTATTCCGGTACGCAAAAATGCCTATCATGCGTCCCCGGCATTTCCCCGGTAAGCTTCGGTGATCGGGCGATTGAACGCATCAAAAACCGCAAAACCCCCGTGCAAAGCTGGTTCATGGATATGAATCTGGTCATGGCTTACTGGGGCGGCACGGGCAAACGCGCTTACCATCACACCGCTGCGGTCAACACGTTGTACGCGCTGCACGAATCGCTGGTGATGTTGCAAGAGGAAGGCTTGGAAAATTCATGGGCGCGTCATGCGCGTAACCATCAAGCCTTGAAAGCGGGGATCGAAGCGATGGGCTTACGTTTCGTCGTCGATGAAGCTTACCGCTTGCCACAACTGAACTCCGTCACGCTGCCTGAAGGTGTGGATGAAGCGGCGGTGCGTACTGCCCTGCTCAACGATTACAGTCTGGAAATCGGGGCGGGCTTGGGCGCATTGGCAGGCAAAATCTGGCGCATTGGCTTGATGGGCTTTGCCAGCAATGAGAAGAACGTGCTGAATTGTTTGGGCGCGTTGGATGCGGTGCTGTCGGGGATGGATGCGCAGATTAATAGCGGTGTTGCGGTGCGGGCGGCGAAACAGGCTTTCGCGCAGTAATCGTAGTAACTGACCACAGACGTAGAGACGCAAAATCTTGCGTCTCTACCGCGCACTAGACCACCGTTCCCACTCCGAAGGTCGCAGTCCATAACGCGCTAACACGCCCTCATGCAGCCGCCGCAATTCTTCAATCAGCAAGGCTTGCACTTCCTCACGTTCCGCCACCTCAACCGTTTGCACGGCTTGGCGGATCATGTCTAGCGGGTCAGTGTTGGGCGCAAGCACCACTTCCCGAATCACACGTTTAATCAGCTCCCGATAGCGCAGCCGTAGCGGGTCGGGTTCAGCCAGATTTTGTTTAAGCGCAATGTATTCTTGGGTTGAACGCTCATACGCCCACACGAATACATCCCGCAGCAATTCCA
The sequence above is drawn from the Thiothrix subterranea genome and encodes:
- a CDS encoding four-carbon acid sugar kinase family protein; protein product: MNNAPLTKIIAIDDDPTGSQTVHSCLLLTRWDVATLLEALHDDAPLFFVLSNTRGMDAASAASVTREICVNLREALAQAADAGVMIQPVVVSRSDSTLRGHYPVETDVIAAELGPFDAHFLVPAFFEGGRITRDGTHYLLVDGEPVPVHDTEFAKDSVFGFSTAFLPDYVAEKTGGRIPASAVQRFSLHDVRGDIGGRLQALHDNVCCVVDAEQQSDLDQFAQQVLAAAQTGKRFLFRSAASLLTAFAALPPQPVAPAAMAQFVRNGKAGVVLMGSHVGKSTLQLQYLLAHTDVLPLHIDLEQLVADEAALFADLQAQLQAANQQNRGVVLYTSRAEKQFASKAERLAFGDQVAAFLVRLVQHLPADIGFLISKGGITSNDTLSKGLALRTARVLGQIRAGCSVVICPDDHPRFPTLPVVIFPGNVGGDEALAEVYGLLSAA
- a CDS encoding pyridoxal-phosphate-dependent aminotransferase family protein is translated as MTVKSFHPPVRTLMGPGPSDVSPRVLGAMARPTLGHLDPMFVGMMDEVKAMLQYAFQTKNALTMAVSAPGSAGMETCFVNLVEPGDKVIVCQNGVFGGRMKENVERCGATAIMVMDDWGKPVDPNKVEAALKANPDAKVVAFVHAETSTGAQSDAQTLVKLAHDYGCLTIVDAVTSLAGTPLKVDEWEIDAIYSGTQKCLSCVPGISPVSFGDRAIERIKNRKTPVQSWFMDMNLVMAYWGGTGKRAYHHTAAVNTLYALHESLVMLQEEGLENSWARHARNHQALKAGIEAMGLRFVVDEAYRLPQLNSVTLPEGVDEAAVRTALLNDYSLEIGAGLGALAGKIWRIGLMGFASNEKNVLNCLGALDAVLSGMDAQINSGVAVRAAKQAFAQ